One region of Chlorobiota bacterium genomic DNA includes:
- the murJ gene encoding murein biosynthesis integral membrane protein MurJ: protein MPNPTTSRLRDQPSSTAAAAEKPSRSGRSAALVSLGILLSRLIGLVRTRVFAHYFGGTSDAADAFNAAFRIPNFLQNLFGEGALSASFIPVYANLLGQGKREEAGRVAGAIAAILSLVVSAIVLVGITATPLLIGLIAPGFTGEKRELTIALVRILFPGAGLLVISAWCLGVLNSHRRFFLSYSAPVIWNVAMIAALLGWGGRVGEFELATVLAWGSVAGSALQFLVQLPLVLRLAKGLRLSLNIRDTSVAAILRNFIPAFISRGVVQISAYVDAMIASLLGTGAVTGLSYAQLLYTLPVSLFGMAISATELAEMSRTTGSEDQIHQTLRTRLNAGLRRVAFFIVPSATAFLAFGDLIAAALFQSGKFTADDSRYVWAILAGSSVGLLASTMGRLYSSTFYALRDTRSPLKYAITRVAFTTVLGVAFALYLPSLFGLQERWGVAGLTISAGFAGWVEFFLLRRQLNRRIGHSGLPASVLLRLWGAAIAAAGAGWGVKLLLPAMHPVPIAAAVLIPFGGVYAVATTTLGIAESRALLGRVWKKLR from the coding sequence ATGCCCAATCCAACAACCTCCCGGCTTCGCGACCAACCTTCATCCACCGCCGCTGCCGCCGAAAAGCCCAGCCGGAGCGGGCGTTCGGCAGCATTGGTCAGCTTGGGCATTCTTCTTAGCCGCTTGATTGGGCTTGTCCGAACCCGCGTGTTTGCCCACTATTTCGGCGGCACCAGCGACGCTGCCGATGCCTTCAACGCCGCCTTCCGCATCCCAAATTTTTTGCAGAATCTTTTCGGCGAAGGGGCGCTTTCCGCCTCGTTCATTCCGGTGTACGCCAACTTGCTGGGGCAAGGGAAGCGGGAAGAAGCTGGGCGCGTTGCCGGGGCCATTGCCGCAATCCTTTCGCTGGTTGTCTCCGCCATCGTTCTGGTTGGCATCACCGCCACCCCGTTGCTGATTGGCCTTATCGCGCCCGGCTTCACCGGCGAAAAACGTGAGCTAACCATTGCCCTTGTTCGGATTCTTTTCCCGGGCGCCGGCCTGCTGGTGATTTCCGCGTGGTGCCTGGGGGTGCTGAACAGCCACCGCCGATTCTTCCTAAGCTACAGCGCCCCGGTTATCTGGAACGTGGCCATGATTGCCGCACTGCTGGGCTGGGGAGGCCGCGTTGGTGAGTTTGAGCTGGCCACCGTTTTGGCGTGGGGATCGGTTGCGGGAAGCGCGTTGCAGTTCCTTGTGCAGCTTCCGTTAGTGCTCCGTTTGGCAAAAGGGCTGCGCCTTTCGCTCAACATTCGGGATACCAGTGTTGCAGCCATTTTGCGGAACTTCATCCCCGCGTTCATCAGCCGTGGCGTGGTCCAGATCAGCGCCTATGTGGATGCCATGATCGCCAGCTTGCTTGGCACCGGGGCCGTCACGGGGCTAAGCTACGCCCAGCTTTTGTACACCCTTCCGGTCAGCCTGTTCGGCATGGCGATTTCGGCCACGGAGTTGGCCGAGATGTCGCGCACAACCGGAAGTGAGGACCAAATTCACCAGACGCTTCGCACGCGGCTAAACGCAGGGCTTCGGCGCGTGGCGTTTTTCATTGTCCCTTCGGCCACCGCCTTCCTGGCCTTTGGCGACCTGATTGCCGCCGCGCTCTTTCAATCAGGGAAGTTCACCGCCGACGACTCCCGCTACGTCTGGGCGATTCTTGCCGGGTCCTCCGTTGGGCTGCTGGCCTCAACCATGGGGCGGCTGTACAGCTCCACCTTCTACGCCCTGCGCGACACCCGCAGCCCGCTGAAATATGCCATCACTCGGGTGGCGTTCACCACGGTGTTGGGGGTGGCGTTCGCCCTCTATCTTCCTTCGCTGTTTGGTTTGCAGGAACGGTGGGGCGTTGCGGGGCTAACCATTTCAGCAGGGTTCGCCGGGTGGGTTGAGTTCTTTCTGCTTCGCCGGCAGCTTAACCGCCGCATCGGCCATTCTGGACTGCCCGCTTCGGTGCTGCTTCGGCTGTGGGGCGCGGCCATTGCCGCAGCCGGCGCGGGCTGGGGGGTGAAACTGCTCCTTCCAGCAATGCACCCCGTGCCGATTGCAGCGGCAGTGCTGATTCCATTTGGCGGTGTTTACGCCGTGGCCACCACAACGCTTGGCATTGCCGAATCGCGGGCACTGCTTGGCCGCGTTTGGAAGAAGCTCCGGTAA
- a CDS encoding HAD family hydrolase: MLLVHSCRAILLDLCNTIMLGCDRFGPEEDFAGTYKAAGGTELAPAEVNRLMAKIVRAALRGYHNPALFDSFPLLRFWVDEICEPENIPQKERALLEEVFARHEVGIIPEHHAAVIHQLAARFPIGLVSNNFGRTELFIQELQRAGIFEDFRCMIFSREVGAIKPSPLIFRMAMEKFDASPNQFLFIGDSLRCDVGGAAAVGMNTIWIAEKAAHHIIPISSSPNRIVFNLSEILDEF, translated from the coding sequence ATGCTTTTGGTCCATTCCTGCCGCGCCATTTTGCTGGACCTGTGCAACACCATCATGCTGGGGTGCGACCGCTTTGGCCCTGAGGAAGATTTTGCCGGAACCTACAAGGCCGCTGGCGGAACTGAGCTTGCCCCGGCGGAAGTCAACCGGTTGATGGCGAAGATTGTTCGCGCAGCACTCCGTGGCTATCACAACCCCGCGCTGTTCGATTCCTTCCCACTGCTTCGATTCTGGGTTGATGAAATTTGCGAACCCGAAAATATTCCGCAGAAAGAACGGGCATTGCTGGAAGAAGTGTTCGCCCGGCATGAAGTTGGGATTATTCCGGAACATCACGCGGCGGTAATTCATCAACTTGCGGCGCGATTTCCGATTGGGCTGGTCTCCAACAATTTTGGACGAACAGAGCTATTTATCCAAGAATTGCAACGCGCCGGAATTTTCGAGGATTTCCGCTGCATGATTTTCTCGCGTGAGGTTGGCGCAATCAAACCTTCGCCGTTGATTTTTCGGATGGCAATGGAGAAATTTGACGCAAGCCCAAACCAATTTCTATTTATTGGCGACAGCCTCCGTTGCGATGTCGGCGGCGCAGCAGCGGTTGGCATGAACACAATCTGGATTGCGGAAAAAGCAGCTCACCATATCATCCCAATCTCCTCATCCCCCAATCGAATTGTTTTTAATTTATCCGAGATATTGGATGAATTTTGA